The following proteins are encoded in a genomic region of Prionailurus viverrinus isolate Anna chromosome E3, UM_Priviv_1.0, whole genome shotgun sequence:
- the FAM200A gene encoding protein FAM200A, translating into MTAESRDTADLSPQATQEVEGIVIVKVEAEDEDEEGHFQRGRNSIELSPQFISRSTTMNERALLSSYLVAYRVAKEKMAHTAAEKIILPACMDMVRTIFDDKSADKLRTIPLSDNTISRRICTIANHLEAMLITRLQSGIDFAIQLDESMDIANCPTLLIYVRYVWQDDFIEDLLCCLSLNSLITGLDLFTELEKCIVGQYKLNWKNCKGISSDGAANMTGKHSRVIEKLLEVTHNKALWNHCFIHQEALVSKGIPPGLMDVLKNAVKIVNFIKGSSLNSRLLEIFCSEIGVNHTHLLFHTEVRWLSQGKVLSRVYELRNEIYIFLIEKQSHLANILEDDLWVTKLAYLSDIFGILNELHFKVPGKNNDIFQYLECILGFQKTLLLWQARLKSNRPSYYMFPTLLQHIEENVINEDCLKEIKSEILMHLTSLSQTFHHYFPEEKFESIKENIWMKDPFVFQTPESIIELNLVPEEENELLQLSSSFTLRNYYKTLSLSAFWIKIKDEFPLLSRKSILLLLPFTTTYLCELGFSILTRLKTKKRNRLNSAPDMRVALSSCVPDWNELMNRQAHPSH; encoded by the coding sequence ATGACTGCTGAATCAAGGGATACCGCAGATTTGTCTCCACAGGCCACCCAGGAGGTGGAAGGCATAGTGATAGTGAAAGTGGAGGCGGAAGATGAAGATGAGGAAGGCCATTTTCAAAGGGGAAGAAATAGCATAGAATTATCCCCACAATTTATTAGTCGGTCCACAACCATGAATGAGAGAGCCTTATTATCATCATATTTGGTTGCCTATCGAGTGGCAAAAGAGAAAATGGCTCACACGGCTGCTGAAAAAATTATTCTTCCAGCATGTATGGATATGGTACGTACAATTTTTGATGATAAATCAGCTGATAAATTAAGAACTATACCCCTTAGTGATAATACAATATCTCGTCGAATCTGTACAATTGCAAACCATTTAGAGGCAATGCTTATTACACGGCTGCAGTCTGGTATAGATTTTGCAATCCAACTGGACGAGAGCATGGATATTGCAAATTGCCCAACACTCTTGATTTATGTCAGGTATGTGTGGCAAGATGACTTTATAGAGGACCTGTTGTGTTGTTTAAGTTTAAATTCACTTATAACGGGATTAGATTTATTTACCGAATTAGAAAAGTGCATTGTTGGTCAATATAAATTGAACTGGAAAAATTGTAAAGGAATTTCAAGTGATGGAGCAGCAAATATGACTGGGAAACACAGCAGGGTTATTGAAAAATTGTTAGAAGTAACACATAACAAGGCTCTTTGGAATCATTGTTTTATTCATCAAGAAGCTTTGGTGTCCAAAGGAATTCCACCAGGTCTAATGGATGTATTGAAAAACGCAGtgaaaattgttaattttattaaaggaAGCTCCTTAAACAGCCGACTTCTCGAAATATTTTGTTCAGAGATTGGAGTTAACCATACCCACTTACTGTTTCATACAGAAGTCCGTTGGCTGTCTCAAGGAAAAGTATTGAGCAGAGTATATGAACTCAGGAAtgagatttacatttttctcattgaaAAGCAATCTCATTTGGCAAATATTCTTGAAGATGACCTATGGGTAACAAAATTGGCATATTTGAGTGATATTTTTGGCATTCTTaatgaattacattttaaagtacCGGGGAAGAACAATGATATATTTCAGTATCTTGAATGTATTCTAGGATTCCAAAAGACATTATTGTTGTGGCAAGCAAGACTTAAAAGCAATCGCCCTAGCTACTATATGTTCCCAACGCTGTTGCAGCATATTGAAGAGAACGTTATTAATGAAGActgcttaaaagaaataaaatcagagatATTGATGCATCTCACTTCTTTGTCTCAAACCTTTCATCATTACTTCCCAGAAGAGAAATTTGaatcaataaaggaaaatatttggatGAAAGATCCCTTTGTATTTCAAACCCCAGAATCAATCATTGAGTTAAACTTGGTGCCTGAAGAAGAGAATGAATTATTGCAGCTCAGTTCATCCTTCACACTGAGGAATTATTATAAGACATTAAGTCTATCAGCATTCTGgattaaaattaaagatgaattTCCACTGCTAAGTAGAAAGAGCATATTGCTGCTATTACCATTCACAACTACCTATTTGTGTGAACTAGGATTTTCCATCTTGACAcgattaaaaacaaagaaaagaaataggctCAACAGTGCACCTGACATGCGTGTGGCCCTATCCTCATGTGTTCCTGACTGGAATGAACTTATGAACAGGCAAGCACACCCATCGCATTAA